In the genome of Carya illinoinensis cultivar Pawnee chromosome 13, C.illinoinensisPawnee_v1, whole genome shotgun sequence, the window AGTATCACAAATAATTTCTGTAATCTTTACACTACAATTAGTGAAAAGAATATATGGCTTCTGTTAGGCAGGCAAAAAATATGTGCTGCAAAGAAGTGGCCACAAAGCTAAGATGGACTCTTATCTGCTTAAGGGGATGTAATTATGTTTCAGCAATAAACGTATCTACAAACCGGACCTAAATATCAGGATGCCTCAGATTCTAGAGTAACACACTGATGCAAGCCAAGTAACAAAGTTGCTAAGATAAGCCATCAGATAAATTGCATTCATCCCTACCAGCAAACCTGATAGGAAACTGAGCGACAAATGAACACAGTAAAATCTAACATATTTCTTAAAAAACACGTATTCAGCAACTAACATATTCCAAACTCTTGcaaaaagctataaaaatagCAGATGAATACAACACCTGAAGAAGCCGCCATGGGGAATTAGGCCAACGGAGGGGGTCAGCAACCTGAACAGAAGCTACGGTTCCCATAAACCAGCTTATGCGGGAAGAATCCTCTGTTTCAAATGCCATCTTAAACCTCATCCCAGAGCACCACTGAATGCTCATCGCGGCCTTCAGAGCCGAGGCCTTAACGCAAAACTCTGGCGTGCCTGCCCTGGGATAATAAACAACCTCAAATGGCTGCCCACCAGCAGCAAGAGCCACAGCTTCAGCAACCGATTCAGGCCTCACCCTTCCCTTTCCTCTCATATTTCCACCAGGGCTTGAATTCCCACAACCATTTCGGATTACTTTGTTTTCCTCCTCCCTCAAAAGCACCGAAAATCCACAGTATGGCGAGTCAGAATAGCCAGGACCGGGGTTCCACCCAGATAGGGACTCTGGTGCACCGCCATTTCCCCTCTTGGATCGTCGAATACCGACACAGAGATCACCGTTTTCAGCTCTCAGGAAAACAATGGAATCCCCTGCAACTAGCTTCTTGTGGTTTACGAAGGTGCTCCACCCAGTCGTCAACAAATGCCGGCGCGGCGTCCCCCTGTAAATATGCCTAAATTTCCAGACCTCTCCGTGAACATCCTTGGCAATCACGGTCTGAACCGGCGGATCCGCCTTGTAATCCAACCGCGGGAAAATTGTCTCGGCACAGTACCTCGGAACCGAGAAACCGCCCCCATTGTTGGCGTCGGATTGGGTCAATGTCTTGGCGAAGGAAGCGGGTTTCTCTGGATTCTCAGACCCATTGGCCCCCAAAAGCTGATCATCAACAAAATCAAGCTCAGTGTTTCCCGTTGGAGCCAATCTGATCTTGGCGAAAACCTCGTCGGTTTCAGGGTCAGCTAAGAACGTCACGGCCCTAACTCGACAAGGAATGAGAGCAGGGGTTCTGGGCAAGGAGTCGAAATCGACGCGGGCCTGGGCGTGCTCAGCGTGGCCCTGAGGGAAGTAGAAGACCTTGGAGTTAACCGGAGGAATCTGGACCATGCCTCCGGCACAGGCGTGCCATAGTTGAGGATCCAAGCATTTCTCTGCCTCCATTGTTTGAATGCCAATTTTCGGAATATGAAAATGAGCGATCAAACAGTGGTCTGCAAATCccttttattttcaaaagtcTCAAGGCTTCTACTTCACAGAGCTGGAAGAAGCCTCACTTCGGGCTATATCTGTAAACGCTGTAAGCAACCATAAACAGCAcaaaaagaaagatgcaaaataaGTTAAACATGCAGAATAGGGGAATACAGTGAGCCACTTCATTAAATTCACATAATAGACTGAGGGCCACCAGATAAGAGGCCCccttacccccccccccccccccttttacCTCTCCTTCTGAAGCATTAAAATCAAAGATATGCGGCCGGAGACTCTTCAAGGAGCTTCGAAAGGAAAAACTAGGATAAAAAGGATGTTAACTTCCTCCCCAAAATACAgtctacttcttttttttttttttggaagccGGGGGATTTTTACGGATTGAGCTTTGCACAATTTGTCTTCAGGCGGTCGCCTAAGAACATTCCTCCGTTCCCGAGCAGTTTCACGGCGAAACCTCAGAGAGCAGACACAGTTTCTTTGGGAACCCCAAAGgactaaaaaacaaaagacgACTCGCCAGGAAATGAAGAACTTCAGGAGCAAGTAGCTGTAATCCTTTTTTAACTGTTCGCCGAAAACAGTGAATCACAACAAATTTTGCAGAAGTTTCAGCCAGCTTTTAATTTCTCTCTGTTCTtgttttttcattcaaaatCTCCAGGCAATGATTCAGTGACTTCATGCACGGAAGAGAGACATGAATGCATTAATGTCATCGATCGTATTTGTAGCAGCCACTATACAGTACGGAATCAcagattttctctctctccgatGAAAAATGCTTGAAAAGATCaggatctctctctctaaccggAAATTTTGTTCTTATCTACTCTCCATTTCGGATCTCAAAAAAATCAGTCTCTCTCATGTAACAGAAACGAAATCTTAATTCAaccaaataataattaaattttggaaaccTTAATTCATTGCTGTCGTAGAAATTAAACCTCGTTATCATGTCGCGATTACATGAAAATATCACGATTTTGTTCATTTCGAGGATTTTTGTTCGCAAAGGATGAAAATATCGTATATTTTCGAGTTAATTgtaaaatcaatatataattttgcaatttgatacttctcatttaaaattttgcaaaattaatacataaatgagaaattatttaactataaaaagttctcacacaaataaatttacagacataattaaatataatatattatattataaaataaatttaatgtattatataaatttatttataaatttatattttttatacatttttttatttttataattcaagATTTCCATCAACCTTTGTTAAAAATTCAACGACATGGTTGTCATGTATAAGCTTTTAATTGGTTGACGTGGATATCCTACATGTCAATCTGTCAAAGACGACATTTGGTCTTCCACTAGTTTTCTAATGGGATATTGACGAAGGTCTCCAATtgcaaaaattatgaaaattgatgTACTAATTTTGGCGTGATTTGAAAATTGAGACCTGAAAATCGAAAACTGCAATAttgaaaataagataatattTAATCATTCTATAAGTACTTTACAACTCATTTTATAACCACCAAATATACTAGTGACGATTCATTAAAAATGTAATGTTGGTCTTCATTTTaaagataagaaaaaatttaattgcaagtaaaactgtgtattaatatgtacatcaatctattatgattggttaaaaaatagattttattgaaaataatattaatttaaaatttaaatatgaagaaatcagtattggtatacagattaatacgtgaCTTTACTTGTACATAGCAAAACTTGATAAgataattatatagtttatatagaaATCTTACGAAAGCAATTTTACAAGCTAATGTGTccgtcaattttattttaaattaattttttttagtaaactTTTTGTTACGCAAATATGCTTTTTGGTAAAAGAATTGTTTAGACGAAATAGTCCTCTCATCCTAAATCTTATCATCCCAATAACACATtctaaataatttcatataaaacacCTAAAATTAATACCTCATCCATACAAAGTGACTTCTCAAAGTCTTTAGATTCCATTTCCAAACTTCGTATCTTTGTGGTGAAGAATTTGATCTCAATGACTTGTAGTTTCCGTTAACAATATCTATGGTTCTAGATACACACCATACttatcacaaaatatttaacTCTTCTATATATGAGcccttaaaaatgaaaaacctttgaaaaatgaaatttatttttcatttaaaagtgAAACTTGACTTGTAAAGGtccaattaataataataataataatttttgttaaCAAAAACTCTATGTATAGTCATTTTTGTGATTGACtgtatcacatttttttaatataaaataattgatttaactaattatatcaacAGAGTGCGTAGAGAATACACAAAAGTAATTGTATATAGCACAACTCGTTGGTTAATTGGAACAACAATGAGTaggtaattaatttattaaaattcaaaatttaaacactTATGTCTAATCCTTAACCTACTTATCTTAGCTTATGGGCTAAAGTTCCTATTTTTTAAGTCACTTACCTTCTCAATTAAACATATATGATCAGTTAATCATTAATTTTGTTACGTTATCTTCATGAATGCgtgtaaaagaataaaatattgtctaTCATATCCTTCCACCCCCATCCACTTTAGTTATTAAGCCCTActtttcaaaaagaattaagCTCTATCTCTAGTAGTTCTAGAGCTTTGAGATTTTAATGACAATCTTCAAGAATGTAATGTTCAAAAGAGCATTAGGGTGGCGTTTGTacctagaaacttgaaaatgtTTTACTTCAAGAAACTCTCTCACATGCAACAAATAGTGATTTATGAAACTATGTTTTATATTGATATCTAGATTTAGACTTGAATCAAGATTAAACTCAAACTTGAATAAGTTCGCTTGACTGTGATGTGTCATGCATGTTTCTTCAATTAATTTGCTTTATCAGGATATCGCACACGCTTCTAGTGAGACTCAAATGTTATCTCTTGCTTAACTAAACATCCACTAAAATGTCTAGCGAGATTTCTTTTCAACCATAAACTGTGCATCTCTCTTGACTCTAGTGAGACAACTTTTTATTCACTTCGAACCACACTCAACCGAAACCAAATTACAATTCAATTATTCTAAGTTTTTTCCTTGAAGTATATTGTGTTTTTTGTATTAACATAAACTAAATTTGATATATCAcgtgaaattatatttatttataagttcttttttaagtaacttttcttATGTGtaatatttctcaatttttaGATTtggagtaaataaaaaaatctagcgATATGTTTAATGAGATATCTCTACGAACATTTATCTTATATGAGTTTTGCGAAATCACCGTGACTTTAACCAATTTTTAGCTAAACTCAACTCAAACTAGTTATAActcaattataataaattttgacTACTTTGacattaacataaaataaatcgaATGTACTACATCAtctcacgtcaatttataaacttatttaaaCCGATACATAAGTTCATGGTTTCAAATTCTAAATCATTAATCTGTTAACAAAAGCAAAGTACAATTAGAGAGAGATTTGGAGAAGTCATTAAAACTAgcaaagaaacaagaaagaggAGAGAGGAGCGACCCCATTGAAAGAATGAAGGGTCAACTTTAAACCGCGCGAAGGGCAAGCCCCACAAAGAAGCAGCTGAAAGCTTTAGGTGAAACAAAGACATCACTCCTCTCTGGACAACCAACATCATCCAAATGGACAAATTTAAACATAAAACTTCATCGGAACAAAAAAGGAATTAATGAAAAGGGACCCTCCAAAGcatgttttttttaaacagCAAGCAAGCTAGCAAGCAAAAACCCCTACCTCCTTGGGAGAAAAGATTGGGAAAGATTCAAACTTCCAAAACCGACAAACAACATCGACCCAGTTTAGACACGACATTTGCAATCATAATAAATGCgaccaaaattaatattaattggaGGTGGGTTTTCGACCATTCTTATCTCCAACCTCAACTCTCTGCACATcccaatcacattaatttagGGTCCCTCTTGCCGTCCCACTGCCAGGCGAAAGTGAACCCCAGGCATAGGGTGGGTGATCTTAATTGGGTGGATTTGTTGAGTTGtcctttggttttttttttgaaaaaagtggtcCTTCCCGAATTGATTCTTTTGAATGAAAGCAACTTCGACGGCCGACAGTTCGCCGTTGTCCTACACAAGTTTTACTAATGGGAAATAGTTTTTTAACAAGTTGacgtaatttttattttaaaataaatttaatgtatcaggtaaaattaaaattttatcctTAAAAGATGTTGTTCTGAATCTAAAAAGGATTTGTAGTTATGTGTCTCTTTGAAATGGGTTGAGTTGAAGTAAACAACTTCCCGACCCATCAATTGCATTTTACTTCACTGAGATTAGACCATGTGGTAGGTTAAAAGTTACAGACGGGGAAATTGGGATGTAAACTCATCCATAATCACTTGGCTTTTTGTGTACTTCACATATACCATTATTCATTAATGCTTAGAGTATTGGGATTGGTGTCTTTATGTATATTTGCATGATTAGATTCTTAATTTGACTGTATTAAAttatacatatttaaaattttacgaacttataaataatattttaacatatttaaatatatattatttattttttaaatattattttaatcctTATTTAGATATTACAATATAGGTttaggtaattttatttttaaaatttttaaaattataaaagtatcgctcataaaataatattttttctcatttaataaagaatttataaataaaattttcaaatgaagattgtaaataaaatttctcattttgttattatttcaaCACAACTCATGAAAACATTTGAATGAAACCCCAAAacccaaaattaagaaaaatgtgaagattaagatgttaaaaaaagtttataaattgatgtgattagatactctatttcatatttttttttttaaaaaaaaattctaacataATATATCATGTCAAAAgtgaattaataaataaaaagaaaaaagaaaagatcaaaACTTGAAAAGTTGTTGTGGTGGCAGGTTATTCCAAGGGTTAAGGATGAGGCTTGTCCAACTAGATACcctaaaaaaaagttatacacCCATCAATATTATGAATGTGAAAGGAAAATGTTAGATGGAGTGTCTCAATCATTGCCATAATGGATGACAATATATAGACAAAGGGTATCTATAAAGTTAGTACTCTTAAaaccttcttcatttttttttctcttttcacaaTGATTGCTCCTCCTAACTCCCAACTTCGGTGCCTGTAATTTTCTTTGCCAACCCATTAACAAACCTAACCCTAAAAGCCTTTCATTATTGTTATTCACCTACAAATTCTTAGCGCCATCACTTCAAAACTCTCCGTTTtgattaaatgatatttataattatatagtgtacagatattatatatatatattaaaaataaataaatataatatttatataaaaaaattaataatttttttaataataaaatattttaaaaaaaaaaaaaaacattgcacATGAAAATGTAGGTATCTTTTTGGCCTTTTCTCGTAAGTGCTTTTGACAGCTAGGGACAACCCGGCAGCTCGTGGCTGTACAGGTTGACCCTGGGGTGACATGGCGGATCGATGGTTCCACGTGTTAGCATCACAAGGGGATGATAGGCGTTCTCGGGAA includes:
- the LOC122292145 gene encoding auxin response factor 18-like gives rise to the protein MEAEKCLDPQLWHACAGGMVQIPPVNSKVFYFPQGHAEHAQARVDFDSLPRTPALIPCRVRAVTFLADPETDEVFAKIRLAPTGNTELDFVDDQLLGANGSENPEKPASFAKTLTQSDANNGGGFSVPRYCAETIFPRLDYKADPPVQTVIAKDVHGEVWKFRHIYRGTPRRHLLTTGWSTFVNHKKLVAGDSIVFLRAENGDLCVGIRRSKRGNGGAPESLSGWNPGPGYSDSPYCGFSVLLREEENKVIRNGCGNSSPGGNMRGKGRVRPESVAEAVALAAGGQPFEVVYYPRAGTPEFCVKASALKAAMSIQWCSGMRFKMAFETEDSSRISWFMGTVASVQVADPLRWPNSPWRLLQVTWDEPDLLNNVKRVSPWLVELVSNLPTTHLLPFLPPRKKLRLPQHPDFPLDGQFPMRSISGNPLGPSSPFCCLSDNAPAGIQGARHAQFGISLSDLHFKNKLQLELFPSSFQPFKIHSRTCNGIVKGDTNSNENLSCLLTIGNSSQNSEKSDKVKRHQFLLFGQPIVTEQQISQSSSSDAVSQVLSRKNTTDGNQENVKLLSDDGSGSTLDQKVSLEKSSSAGFSWHQGFQTTELGLDTGLCKVFMESEDVGRTLDLSVLDSYEELYRRLSKMFGIERSDMLSPVLYRDATGAVKQTGDEPFSDFMKTAKRLTILKDSGSNNIQRTWITWMRNAENGLDASNKTGPLSIFA